The Melitaea cinxia chromosome 8, ilMelCinx1.1, whole genome shotgun sequence genomic interval ACAAagatagacatccaaaccggaaagaaatatttgtcaaatacaaatatccatccagaGCGGTGATCGAACTCGCAATCCGTCtatgttttaggcgactacccGCATCATTATACCAGAGCTGTTGTTCTACAGCACTAATAGGTTTGTGTGTTCATTCCGACTGTACCACCGATCTttaccaggagctctggcttcATAACTCGCCACGGGAATACAACGCTAACCGAAAGCGGTATTGTCTAGCTATGGTCTTCTGTAcggttaaggtacttccccagttgggctgcttcaaattttgagcCGATCGTTTCTGCTGTACCCTGTCTCAATAGGATAGAATAATGAATCAATAAGCTTTCCCAAGAAGattcgtaaaaataatttaatgaactCTACCAATTACTTTAAATTAGTGCACAGTTTTTCAACaaggaatatttattattcaatatccACGTCTACGTCTTATAGAATTAGTGagctttttgtaaaatatttctagAACAAGTACAGCAGTGGCTATCGCTTGACCGGGAATTAGAATACACCaaggtataatataatatgattttcTAAGTTTTTCGTTGAAACGGTACTTTTTGCTGTTCTGCCAGTGTAGACGTTTTATGTGTTGTTGGATCAAACCACTCTCTCTCATCTTTAGTACATGCTTATATAGCCTCTCTTGTAAAGGGAAACCTTTATACAGATATATGCCGTAGACAAGTTTACTTAGaggatttttaaatgaataaatcattGGATCTCCCATTTCGTCGTAGAAGCTACGTTCATTGTAAGCGTACATGGAATAAAAGACAACTGTAAATTTGGAAAATGAACGACTGACCGTTTGAATGCTGTCGAGTAGTTTAAGACAATTATCATTTGGGCTGTCACTAATAGGTAAATCTTCTATGGATAAAAAATCTCTAACCACTTTACTCACGCAAGGCTTCAACTCGTATTCAACGATGTCGTTGACGTCGGATGGTTGATAAGAGTTATGAGGATGTGAGGTGATACTCACTAAGGTTGTTTGATAATAGGCATTTATTAAATACGCGAACCAAATCCATGAAATAAGTATGATTCTCGTCCGACGGTTTTTAATTTTCGTACCACTAAGAAACATATATGCTAACATATTCAAACAAGCTTGCCCCGAATCCTTTGGTCGAAccacaacaacaaaaaatataaaatatgcgaCGAATGAGAAAAGTAACGTTATCCATACAATGATATTGAATtccaaatatatattctttaaagGCGAAACGATTGTTGCCTTTTTGACTAAGAATCTAACTTCATCAACGTAAGCTAAATGACTGCAAATGTAACTAAATACCCTGGCCCTCTGTTGTGTCAGTAACATCCCGCCTAAAATAATGTCTGTTTCACCGTTTTGTAATGAATCTAAAGGACCAAGTACCAATGAATTTTCTTgaataactgtaaatatttctCCATCCACTACATACgaataattaactttaaattgttCTATATCACTTATTTCGTTTAATACGAAATCCTCAATTCCAGGCAGGTTAATGTTCCTTTTTAGGGGATCCATGGAGAAAGGTGGCCAGTGCGGGCAATGAACTCTAAAAGTACAATTTTTAAGATCAGTCACTAATTTGTTGGGATACAAGTCTTTGGTGTACGGTTTTAAGCATTT includes:
- the LOC123656070 gene encoding uncharacterized protein LOC123656070, which translates into the protein MSVNDSSIMDKLATMLVILVTFSLCKHAFTENQFFLKVPNQHEDLQVCIFNIIKTYFDQYINLAYIDINGDQEIIKTVNSALVVSVTSRTSKIINLEANEGYLITARNVNDFTYRFPFVAQELFWNPYGRFLIVIKHLLKEDITTIFDLLLKLHVMNVVVVDEADTSLYTYNPFENYLCGKSYERIIDYGKCLKPYTKDLYPNKLVTDLKNCTFRVHCPHWPPFSMDPLKRNINLPGIEDFVLNEISDIEQFKVNYSYVVDGEIFTVIQENSLVLGPLDSLQNGETDIILGGMLLTQQRARVFSYICSHLAYVDEVRFLVKKATIVSPLKNIYLEFNIIVWITLLFSFVAYFIFFVVVVRPKDSGQACLNMLAYMFLSGTKIKNRRTRIILISWIWFAYLINAYYQTTLVSITSHPHNSYQPSDVNDIVEYELKPCVSKVVRDFLSIEDLPISDSPNDNCLKLLDSIQTVSRSFSKFTVVFYSMYAYNERSFYDEMGDPMIYSFKNPLSKLVYGIYLYKGFPLQERLYKHVLKMRESGLIQQHIKRLHWQNSKKYRFNEKLRKSYYIIPWCILIPGQAIATAVLVLEIFYKKLTNSIRRRRGY